One Drosophila virilis strain 15010-1051.87 chromosome 5, Dvir_AGI_RSII-ME, whole genome shotgun sequence DNA window includes the following coding sequences:
- the LOC6625078 gene encoding tumor protein D54 isoform X6: MEDHNSAHLSEPASPAASVASAEIAAEFAALTVEEKEQRRAEWSQELARVEEEINTLRTVLASKTRHASDLKRKLGITVWKELTDDVNQGVKNLKESHVYQSMEQSVGSISKAVHEAPLFQRTESVLKTTGEKTASVFGSITSGITSKFSQMKNSESMRSIEASVGSAYENVKVSYEQNNFLCQSHATKVTSRSGSVSSFPDDLDENNSPSGLNSPTDSLTK; encoded by the exons ATGGAGGATC ATAACAGCGCCCACCTGTCGGAGCCCGCTTCTCCAGCAGCATCTGTGGCATCTGCAGAGATTGCCGCCGAGTTCGCAGCACTCACCGTTGAGGAGAAGGAACAGCGACGCGCCGAATGGAGCCAG GAGCTGGCACGCGTTGAGGAAGAGATCAATACGTTGCGCACGGTGCTGGCCTCCAAGACGCGCCATGCTTCCGATTTGAAGCGCAAGCTGGGCATTACCGTCTGGAAGGAGCTAACCGACGATGTCAATCAGGGCGTCAAGAATCTAAAAGAGAGCCACGT ttaccAATCGATGGAACAAAGCGTGGGCAGCATATCTAAAGCCGTGCACGAGGCACCACT TTTCCAACGCACTGAGTCGGTGCTGAAGACAACTGGAGAGAAAACGGCTTCAGTTTTTGGCAGCATTACGAGCGGCATTACGTCGAAATTTTCACAAATGAAAAACTCTGAATCGATGCGTTCTATTGAAGCTTCGGTTGGCTCTGCCTATGAGAACGTTAAAGTAAGCTATGAACAGAACAATTTTTTGTGCCAATCTCATGCG ACGAAGGTGACATCCCGTTCGGGTTCGGTTTCCAGTTTCCCAGACGATCTAGATGAGAATAATTCACCATCGGGACTGAATTCACCCACAGACTCtctaacaaaataa
- the LOC6625078 gene encoding tumor protein D52 isoform X8, translating to MEDHNSAHLSEPASPAASVASAEIAAEFAALTVEEKEQRRAEWSQELARVEEEINTLRTVLASKTRHASDLKRKLGITVWKELTDDVNQGVKNLKESHVFQRTESVLKTTGEKTASVFGSITSGITSKFSQMKNSESMRSIEASVGSAYENVKVSYEQNNFLCQSHATKVTSRSGSVSSFPDDLDENNSPSGLNSPTDSLTK from the exons ATGGAGGATC ATAACAGCGCCCACCTGTCGGAGCCCGCTTCTCCAGCAGCATCTGTGGCATCTGCAGAGATTGCCGCCGAGTTCGCAGCACTCACCGTTGAGGAGAAGGAACAGCGACGCGCCGAATGGAGCCAG GAGCTGGCACGCGTTGAGGAAGAGATCAATACGTTGCGCACGGTGCTGGCCTCCAAGACGCGCCATGCTTCCGATTTGAAGCGCAAGCTGGGCATTACCGTCTGGAAGGAGCTAACCGACGATGTCAATCAGGGCGTCAAGAATCTAAAAGAGAGCCACGT TTTCCAACGCACTGAGTCGGTGCTGAAGACAACTGGAGAGAAAACGGCTTCAGTTTTTGGCAGCATTACGAGCGGCATTACGTCGAAATTTTCACAAATGAAAAACTCTGAATCGATGCGTTCTATTGAAGCTTCGGTTGGCTCTGCCTATGAGAACGTTAAAGTAAGCTATGAACAGAACAATTTTTTGTGCCAATCTCATGCG ACGAAGGTGACATCCCGTTCGGGTTCGGTTTCCAGTTTCCCAGACGATCTAGATGAGAATAATTCACCATCGGGACTGAATTCACCCACAGACTCtctaacaaaataa
- the LOC6625078 gene encoding tumor protein D52 isoform X9, with product MEDHNSAHLSEPASPAASVASAEIAAEFAALTVEEKEQRRAEWSQELARVEEEINTLRTVLASKTRHASDLKRKLGITVWKELTDDVNQGVKNLKESHVFQRTESVLKTTGEKTASVFGSITSGITSKFSQMKNSESMRSIEASVGSAYENVKTKVTSRSGSVSSFPDDLDENNSPSGLNSPTDSLTK from the exons ATGGAGGATC ATAACAGCGCCCACCTGTCGGAGCCCGCTTCTCCAGCAGCATCTGTGGCATCTGCAGAGATTGCCGCCGAGTTCGCAGCACTCACCGTTGAGGAGAAGGAACAGCGACGCGCCGAATGGAGCCAG GAGCTGGCACGCGTTGAGGAAGAGATCAATACGTTGCGCACGGTGCTGGCCTCCAAGACGCGCCATGCTTCCGATTTGAAGCGCAAGCTGGGCATTACCGTCTGGAAGGAGCTAACCGACGATGTCAATCAGGGCGTCAAGAATCTAAAAGAGAGCCACGT TTTCCAACGCACTGAGTCGGTGCTGAAGACAACTGGAGAGAAAACGGCTTCAGTTTTTGGCAGCATTACGAGCGGCATTACGTCGAAATTTTCACAAATGAAAAACTCTGAATCGATGCGTTCTATTGAAGCTTCGGTTGGCTCTGCCTATGAGAACGTTAAA ACGAAGGTGACATCCCGTTCGGGTTCGGTTTCCAGTTTCCCAGACGATCTAGATGAGAATAATTCACCATCGGGACTGAATTCACCCACAGACTCtctaacaaaataa
- the LOC6625078 gene encoding tumor protein D54 isoform X7 encodes MEDHNSAHLSEPASPAASVASAEIAAEFAALTVEEKEQRRAEWSQELARVEEEINTLRTVLASKTRHASDLKRKLGITVWKELTDDVNQGVKNLKESHVYQSMEQSVGSISKAVHEAPLFQRTESVLKTTGEKTASVFGSITSGITSKFSQMKNSESMRSIEASVGSAYENVKTKVTSRSGSVSSFPDDLDENNSPSGLNSPTDSLTK; translated from the exons ATGGAGGATC ATAACAGCGCCCACCTGTCGGAGCCCGCTTCTCCAGCAGCATCTGTGGCATCTGCAGAGATTGCCGCCGAGTTCGCAGCACTCACCGTTGAGGAGAAGGAACAGCGACGCGCCGAATGGAGCCAG GAGCTGGCACGCGTTGAGGAAGAGATCAATACGTTGCGCACGGTGCTGGCCTCCAAGACGCGCCATGCTTCCGATTTGAAGCGCAAGCTGGGCATTACCGTCTGGAAGGAGCTAACCGACGATGTCAATCAGGGCGTCAAGAATCTAAAAGAGAGCCACGT ttaccAATCGATGGAACAAAGCGTGGGCAGCATATCTAAAGCCGTGCACGAGGCACCACT TTTCCAACGCACTGAGTCGGTGCTGAAGACAACTGGAGAGAAAACGGCTTCAGTTTTTGGCAGCATTACGAGCGGCATTACGTCGAAATTTTCACAAATGAAAAACTCTGAATCGATGCGTTCTATTGAAGCTTCGGTTGGCTCTGCCTATGAGAACGTTAAA ACGAAGGTGACATCCCGTTCGGGTTCGGTTTCCAGTTTCCCAGACGATCTAGATGAGAATAATTCACCATCGGGACTGAATTCACCCACAGACTCtctaacaaaataa
- the LOC6625078 gene encoding uncharacterized protein isoform X3 has protein sequence MSSESEPVSLEFIEDSYLPRIDDITTTPSLDELEIAPESEADFYDETEHYLRNLTLDDIFYDVDSDYANTLELQAVETEFIAAKLSNQTPSQSMAKRFRLKFFTKRTMRDVKVTFIDFSKPYLAKISNSDNYKRFLTIGQAGGAKDNSAHLSEPASPAASVASAEIAAEFAALTVEEKEQRRAEWSQELARVEEEINTLRTVLASKTRHASDLKRKLGITVWKELTDDVNQGVKNLKESHVFQRTESVLKTTGEKTASVFGSITSGITSKFSQMKNSESMRSIEASVGSAYENVKVSYEQNNFLCQSHATKVTSRSGSVSSFPDDLDENNSPSGLNSPTDSLTK, from the exons ATGAGCAGCGAATCTGAGCCTGTTAGCTTGGAGTTCATCGAGGATTCTTATCTGCCGCGCATCGATGACATCACCACAACGCCATCGCTCGACGAGCTGGAAATAGCTCCAGAGAGCGAAGCTGACTTCTACGATGAGACGGAGCATTATCTGCGTAATCTGACACTCGATGACATCTTCTATGATGTTGATTCGGATTATGCTAATACCCTAGAGCTGCAGGCGGTCGAAACGGAGTTCATTGCGGCCAAGCTGTCCAATCAGACGCCGTCGCAATCGATGGCAAAACGTTTTCGATTGAAATTCTTTACCAAGAGAACAATGCGAGATGTTAAGGTCACGTTTATAGATTTCTCGAAACCCTATCTGGCCAAAATATCAAATAGTGATAATTATAAAAGATTTCTGACCATTGGTCAGGCTGGTGGTGCTAAAG ATAACAGCGCCCACCTGTCGGAGCCCGCTTCTCCAGCAGCATCTGTGGCATCTGCAGAGATTGCCGCCGAGTTCGCAGCACTCACCGTTGAGGAGAAGGAACAGCGACGCGCCGAATGGAGCCAG GAGCTGGCACGCGTTGAGGAAGAGATCAATACGTTGCGCACGGTGCTGGCCTCCAAGACGCGCCATGCTTCCGATTTGAAGCGCAAGCTGGGCATTACCGTCTGGAAGGAGCTAACCGACGATGTCAATCAGGGCGTCAAGAATCTAAAAGAGAGCCACGT TTTCCAACGCACTGAGTCGGTGCTGAAGACAACTGGAGAGAAAACGGCTTCAGTTTTTGGCAGCATTACGAGCGGCATTACGTCGAAATTTTCACAAATGAAAAACTCTGAATCGATGCGTTCTATTGAAGCTTCGGTTGGCTCTGCCTATGAGAACGTTAAAGTAAGCTATGAACAGAACAATTTTTTGTGCCAATCTCATGCG ACGAAGGTGACATCCCGTTCGGGTTCGGTTTCCAGTTTCCCAGACGATCTAGATGAGAATAATTCACCATCGGGACTGAATTCACCCACAGACTCtctaacaaaataa
- the LOC6625078 gene encoding tumor protein D52 isoform X2, with protein sequence MSSESEPVSLEFIEDSYLPRIDDITTTPSLDELEIAPESEADFYDETEHYLRNLTLDDIFYDVDSDYANTLELQAVETEFIAAKLSNQTPSQSMAKRFRLKFFTKRTMRDVKVTFIDFSKPYLAKISNSDNYKRFLTIGQAGGAKDNSAHLSEPASPAASVASAEIAAEFAALTVEEKEQRRAEWSQELARVEEEINTLRTVLASKTRHASDLKRKLGITVWKELTDDVNQGVKNLKESHVYQSMEQSVGSISKAVHEAPLFQRTESVLKTTGEKTASVFGSITSGITSKFSQMKNSESMRSIEASVGSAYENVKTKVTSRSGSVSSFPDDLDENNSPSGLNSPTDSLTK encoded by the exons ATGAGCAGCGAATCTGAGCCTGTTAGCTTGGAGTTCATCGAGGATTCTTATCTGCCGCGCATCGATGACATCACCACAACGCCATCGCTCGACGAGCTGGAAATAGCTCCAGAGAGCGAAGCTGACTTCTACGATGAGACGGAGCATTATCTGCGTAATCTGACACTCGATGACATCTTCTATGATGTTGATTCGGATTATGCTAATACCCTAGAGCTGCAGGCGGTCGAAACGGAGTTCATTGCGGCCAAGCTGTCCAATCAGACGCCGTCGCAATCGATGGCAAAACGTTTTCGATTGAAATTCTTTACCAAGAGAACAATGCGAGATGTTAAGGTCACGTTTATAGATTTCTCGAAACCCTATCTGGCCAAAATATCAAATAGTGATAATTATAAAAGATTTCTGACCATTGGTCAGGCTGGTGGTGCTAAAG ATAACAGCGCCCACCTGTCGGAGCCCGCTTCTCCAGCAGCATCTGTGGCATCTGCAGAGATTGCCGCCGAGTTCGCAGCACTCACCGTTGAGGAGAAGGAACAGCGACGCGCCGAATGGAGCCAG GAGCTGGCACGCGTTGAGGAAGAGATCAATACGTTGCGCACGGTGCTGGCCTCCAAGACGCGCCATGCTTCCGATTTGAAGCGCAAGCTGGGCATTACCGTCTGGAAGGAGCTAACCGACGATGTCAATCAGGGCGTCAAGAATCTAAAAGAGAGCCACGT ttaccAATCGATGGAACAAAGCGTGGGCAGCATATCTAAAGCCGTGCACGAGGCACCACT TTTCCAACGCACTGAGTCGGTGCTGAAGACAACTGGAGAGAAAACGGCTTCAGTTTTTGGCAGCATTACGAGCGGCATTACGTCGAAATTTTCACAAATGAAAAACTCTGAATCGATGCGTTCTATTGAAGCTTCGGTTGGCTCTGCCTATGAGAACGTTAAA ACGAAGGTGACATCCCGTTCGGGTTCGGTTTCCAGTTTCCCAGACGATCTAGATGAGAATAATTCACCATCGGGACTGAATTCACCCACAGACTCtctaacaaaataa
- the LOC6625078 gene encoding uncharacterized protein isoform X4, whose protein sequence is MSSESEPVSLEFIEDSYLPRIDDITTTPSLDELEIAPESEADFYDETEHYLRNLTLDDIFYDVDSDYANTLELQAVETEFIAAKLSNQTPSQSMAKRFRLKFFTKRTMRDVKVTFIDFSKPYLAKISNSDNYKRFLTIGQAGGAKDNSAHLSEPASPAASVASAEIAAEFAALTVEEKEQRRAEWSQELARVEEEINTLRTVLASKTRHASDLKRKLGITVWKELTDDVNQGVKNLKESHVYQSMEQSVGSISKAVHEAPLFQRTESVLKTTGEKTASVFGSITSGITSKFSQMKNSESMRSIEASVGSAYENVKVSYEQNNFLCQSHAALGRVAKWRN, encoded by the exons ATGAGCAGCGAATCTGAGCCTGTTAGCTTGGAGTTCATCGAGGATTCTTATCTGCCGCGCATCGATGACATCACCACAACGCCATCGCTCGACGAGCTGGAAATAGCTCCAGAGAGCGAAGCTGACTTCTACGATGAGACGGAGCATTATCTGCGTAATCTGACACTCGATGACATCTTCTATGATGTTGATTCGGATTATGCTAATACCCTAGAGCTGCAGGCGGTCGAAACGGAGTTCATTGCGGCCAAGCTGTCCAATCAGACGCCGTCGCAATCGATGGCAAAACGTTTTCGATTGAAATTCTTTACCAAGAGAACAATGCGAGATGTTAAGGTCACGTTTATAGATTTCTCGAAACCCTATCTGGCCAAAATATCAAATAGTGATAATTATAAAAGATTTCTGACCATTGGTCAGGCTGGTGGTGCTAAAG ATAACAGCGCCCACCTGTCGGAGCCCGCTTCTCCAGCAGCATCTGTGGCATCTGCAGAGATTGCCGCCGAGTTCGCAGCACTCACCGTTGAGGAGAAGGAACAGCGACGCGCCGAATGGAGCCAG GAGCTGGCACGCGTTGAGGAAGAGATCAATACGTTGCGCACGGTGCTGGCCTCCAAGACGCGCCATGCTTCCGATTTGAAGCGCAAGCTGGGCATTACCGTCTGGAAGGAGCTAACCGACGATGTCAATCAGGGCGTCAAGAATCTAAAAGAGAGCCACGT ttaccAATCGATGGAACAAAGCGTGGGCAGCATATCTAAAGCCGTGCACGAGGCACCACT TTTCCAACGCACTGAGTCGGTGCTGAAGACAACTGGAGAGAAAACGGCTTCAGTTTTTGGCAGCATTACGAGCGGCATTACGTCGAAATTTTCACAAATGAAAAACTCTGAATCGATGCGTTCTATTGAAGCTTCGGTTGGCTCTGCCTATGAGAACGTTAAAGTAAGCTATGAACAGAACAATTTTTTGTGCCAATCTCATGCG GCTTTGGGTCGTGTAGCTAAATGGCGTAACTGA
- the LOC6625078 gene encoding uncharacterized protein isoform X5, which translates to MSSESEPVSLEFIEDSYLPRIDDITTTPSLDELEIAPESEADFYDETEHYLRNLTLDDIFYDVDSDYANTLELQAVETEFIAAKLSNQTPSQSMAKRFRLKFFTKRTMRDVKVTFIDFSKPYLAKISNSDNYKRFLTIGQAGGAKDNSAHLSEPASPAASVASAEIAAEFAALTVEEKEQRRAEWSQELARVEEEINTLRTVLASKTRHASDLKRKLGITVWKELTDDVNQGVKNLKESHVYQSMEQSVGSISKAVHEAPLFQRTESVLKTTGEKTASVFGSITSGITSKFSQMKNSESMRSIEASVGSAYENVKALGRVAKWRN; encoded by the exons ATGAGCAGCGAATCTGAGCCTGTTAGCTTGGAGTTCATCGAGGATTCTTATCTGCCGCGCATCGATGACATCACCACAACGCCATCGCTCGACGAGCTGGAAATAGCTCCAGAGAGCGAAGCTGACTTCTACGATGAGACGGAGCATTATCTGCGTAATCTGACACTCGATGACATCTTCTATGATGTTGATTCGGATTATGCTAATACCCTAGAGCTGCAGGCGGTCGAAACGGAGTTCATTGCGGCCAAGCTGTCCAATCAGACGCCGTCGCAATCGATGGCAAAACGTTTTCGATTGAAATTCTTTACCAAGAGAACAATGCGAGATGTTAAGGTCACGTTTATAGATTTCTCGAAACCCTATCTGGCCAAAATATCAAATAGTGATAATTATAAAAGATTTCTGACCATTGGTCAGGCTGGTGGTGCTAAAG ATAACAGCGCCCACCTGTCGGAGCCCGCTTCTCCAGCAGCATCTGTGGCATCTGCAGAGATTGCCGCCGAGTTCGCAGCACTCACCGTTGAGGAGAAGGAACAGCGACGCGCCGAATGGAGCCAG GAGCTGGCACGCGTTGAGGAAGAGATCAATACGTTGCGCACGGTGCTGGCCTCCAAGACGCGCCATGCTTCCGATTTGAAGCGCAAGCTGGGCATTACCGTCTGGAAGGAGCTAACCGACGATGTCAATCAGGGCGTCAAGAATCTAAAAGAGAGCCACGT ttaccAATCGATGGAACAAAGCGTGGGCAGCATATCTAAAGCCGTGCACGAGGCACCACT TTTCCAACGCACTGAGTCGGTGCTGAAGACAACTGGAGAGAAAACGGCTTCAGTTTTTGGCAGCATTACGAGCGGCATTACGTCGAAATTTTCACAAATGAAAAACTCTGAATCGATGCGTTCTATTGAAGCTTCGGTTGGCTCTGCCTATGAGAACGTTAAA GCTTTGGGTCGTGTAGCTAAATGGCGTAACTGA
- the LOC6625078 gene encoding uncharacterized protein isoform X1: MSSESEPVSLEFIEDSYLPRIDDITTTPSLDELEIAPESEADFYDETEHYLRNLTLDDIFYDVDSDYANTLELQAVETEFIAAKLSNQTPSQSMAKRFRLKFFTKRTMRDVKVTFIDFSKPYLAKISNSDNYKRFLTIGQAGGAKDNSAHLSEPASPAASVASAEIAAEFAALTVEEKEQRRAEWSQELARVEEEINTLRTVLASKTRHASDLKRKLGITVWKELTDDVNQGVKNLKESHVYQSMEQSVGSISKAVHEAPLFQRTESVLKTTGEKTASVFGSITSGITSKFSQMKNSESMRSIEASVGSAYENVKVSYEQNNFLCQSHATKVTSRSGSVSSFPDDLDENNSPSGLNSPTDSLTK, from the exons ATGAGCAGCGAATCTGAGCCTGTTAGCTTGGAGTTCATCGAGGATTCTTATCTGCCGCGCATCGATGACATCACCACAACGCCATCGCTCGACGAGCTGGAAATAGCTCCAGAGAGCGAAGCTGACTTCTACGATGAGACGGAGCATTATCTGCGTAATCTGACACTCGATGACATCTTCTATGATGTTGATTCGGATTATGCTAATACCCTAGAGCTGCAGGCGGTCGAAACGGAGTTCATTGCGGCCAAGCTGTCCAATCAGACGCCGTCGCAATCGATGGCAAAACGTTTTCGATTGAAATTCTTTACCAAGAGAACAATGCGAGATGTTAAGGTCACGTTTATAGATTTCTCGAAACCCTATCTGGCCAAAATATCAAATAGTGATAATTATAAAAGATTTCTGACCATTGGTCAGGCTGGTGGTGCTAAAG ATAACAGCGCCCACCTGTCGGAGCCCGCTTCTCCAGCAGCATCTGTGGCATCTGCAGAGATTGCCGCCGAGTTCGCAGCACTCACCGTTGAGGAGAAGGAACAGCGACGCGCCGAATGGAGCCAG GAGCTGGCACGCGTTGAGGAAGAGATCAATACGTTGCGCACGGTGCTGGCCTCCAAGACGCGCCATGCTTCCGATTTGAAGCGCAAGCTGGGCATTACCGTCTGGAAGGAGCTAACCGACGATGTCAATCAGGGCGTCAAGAATCTAAAAGAGAGCCACGT ttaccAATCGATGGAACAAAGCGTGGGCAGCATATCTAAAGCCGTGCACGAGGCACCACT TTTCCAACGCACTGAGTCGGTGCTGAAGACAACTGGAGAGAAAACGGCTTCAGTTTTTGGCAGCATTACGAGCGGCATTACGTCGAAATTTTCACAAATGAAAAACTCTGAATCGATGCGTTCTATTGAAGCTTCGGTTGGCTCTGCCTATGAGAACGTTAAAGTAAGCTATGAACAGAACAATTTTTTGTGCCAATCTCATGCG ACGAAGGTGACATCCCGTTCGGGTTCGGTTTCCAGTTTCCCAGACGATCTAGATGAGAATAATTCACCATCGGGACTGAATTCACCCACAGACTCtctaacaaaataa